One stretch of Penaeus chinensis breed Huanghai No. 1 chromosome 27, ASM1920278v2, whole genome shotgun sequence DNA includes these proteins:
- the LOC125039349 gene encoding protein PELPK1-like: MTARLASGRAQPLEPDQPRQDEVVRPPPPARCRPLHVDRVLRAASGAGTIYKRKRCHARLATEAPTQDSNELPQAPTQGSNELPEAPSQGSNELPEDPTQGSNELPEAPTQGSNELPEAPTHGSNELPEAPTQGSNELPEAPTQGSNELPEDLTQGSNELPEAPPQGSNELPEAPTQGSNELPEAPTQGSNELPEAPTQGSNELPEDLTQGSNELPEAPPQGSNELPQAPTQGSNELPEAPTHGSNELPEAPTHGSNELPEAATQGSNELPEDLTQGSNELPEAPPQGSNELPEAPTQGSNELPEAPTQGSNELPEAPTQGSNELPEDLTQGSNELPDAPPQGSNELPEAPTQGSNELPEAPTHGSNELPEAPTQDLTQGSNELPEAPTQGSNELPEAPTYGSNELPEAPTQGSNELPEAQT; the protein is encoded by the exons ATGAC AGCGCGCCTGGCCTCCGGACGGGCGCAGCCGTTAGAACCCGATCAGCCGCGCCAAGACGAGGTCGTGCGTCCGCCTCCTCCCGCGCGTTGCCGTCCGCTCCACGTCGATCGGGTCTTGCGAGCTGCTAGTGGCGCTGGAACTATTTATAAGAGAAAGC GATGCCATGCGAGACTTGCGACCGAAGCCCCGACCCAGGATTCAAATGAGCTCCCCCAAGCCCCGACCCAGGGTTCAAATGAGCTCCCCGAAGCCCCGAGCCAGGGTTCAAATGAGCTCCCCGAAGACCCGACCCAGGGTTCAAATGAGCTCCCCGAAGCCCCGACTCAGGGTTCAAATGAGCTCCCCGAAGCCCCGACCCACGGTTCAAATGAGCTCCCCGAAGCCCCGACTCAGGGTTCAAATGAGCTCCCCGAAGCCCCGACCCAGGGTTCAAATGAGCTCCCCGAAGACCTGACTCAGGGTTCAAATGAGCTCCCCGAAGCCCCGCCTCAGGGTTCAAATGAGCTCCCCGAAGCCCCGACCCAGGGTTCAAATGAGCTCCCCGAAGCCCCGACCCAGGGTTCAAATGAGCTCCCCGAAGCCCCGACCCAGGGTTCAAATGAGCTCCCCGAAGACCTGACTCAGGGTTCAAATGAGCTCCCCGAAGCCCCGCCTCAGGGTTCAAATGAGCTCCCCCAAGCCCCGACCCAGGGTTCAAATGAGCTCCCCGAAGCCCCGACCCACGGTTCAAATGAGCTCCCCGAAGCCCCGACCCACGGTTCAAATGAGCTCCCCGAAGCCGCGACCCAGGGTTCAAATGAGCTCCCCGAAGACCTGACTCAAGGTTCAAATGAGCTCCCCGAAGCCCCGCCTCAGGGTTCAAATGAGCTCCCCGAAGCCCCGACTCAGGGTTCAAATGAGCTCCCCGAAGCCCCGACCCAGGGTTCAAATGAGCTCCCCGAAGCCCCGACCCAGGGTTCAAATGAGCTCCCCGAAGACCTGACTCAGGGTTCAAATGAGCTCCCCGATGCCCCGCCTCAGGGTTCAAATGAGCTCCCCGAAGCCCCGACTCAGGGTTCAAATGAGCTCCCCGAAGCCCCGACCCACGGTTCAAATGAGCTCCCCGAAGCCCCGACCCAGG ACCTGACTCAGGGTTCAAATGAGCTCCCCGAAGCCCCGACTCAGGGTTCAAATGAGCTCCCCGAAGCCCCGACCTACGGTTCAAATGAGCTCCCCGAAGCCCCGACCCAGGGTTCAAATGAGCTCCCCGAAGCCCAGACCTAG
- the LOC125039486 gene encoding serine protease inhibitor 88Ea-like: protein MPFKGKRASMYVFLPQDQNNGRELDNMLKRMNPGSLLSAMRILDRRDVVINFPKFKYEKCLGSELRLALIRMGIRELFTESADLTTFFPAGGLMVKDDIHRARIEINEDGDDATKTKWSFGPLSVPPAPKPFNCNRPFLFLVMDSYNTNILFMGVFRHP from the exons ATGCCGTTCAAGGGAAAGCGGGCCTCCATGTACGTGTTCCTCCCTCAGGACCAGAACAACGGACGCGAGTTGGATAATATGCTGAAGCGCATGAATCCCGGCTCGCTTCTCTCCGCCATGAGAATTCTGGATCGCCGTGATGTCGTCATTAATTTCCCCAAGTTCAAGTACGAAAAGTGTCTCGGCAGCGAGCTCAGACTG GCTCTTATCCGCATGGGGATCCGCGAACTCTTCACGGAGTCAGCCGACCTGACCACCTTCTTCCCCGCCGGAGGACTCATGGTCAAGGACGACATCCACAGGGCGAGGATCGAGATCAACGAAGACGGCGACGACGCCACCAAGACGAAGTGGTCCTTCGGGCCGCTCTCCGTCCCGCCGGCGCCGAAGCCCTTCAACTGCAACCGGCCCTTCCTGTTCCTCGTCATGGACAGCTACAACACCAACATCCTCTTCATGGGTGTCTTCCGGCATCCATAG
- the LOC125039487 gene encoding plasminogen activator inhibitor 2-like: MKLLLVAALFGLAVRVCPQCISQFDDMIPPNFADLSYILPFSLRLFKELVPHSGNFLISPYSIWNALVMAYLGTNGETKTQMEKVLQLSNKVEALALYRSFSQHIKQCVLS; encoded by the coding sequence ATGAAGCTGTTGCTCGTGGCGGCGCTGTTCGGCCTGGCGGTGCGGGTGTGTCCCCAGTGCATTTCGCAATTCGACGACATGATTCCCCCAAACTTCGCCGACCTCAGCTACATCCTGCCGTTCAGTCTGAGGTTGTTCAAGGAACTCGTCCCTCACTCCGGCAACTTCCTCATCTCGCCCTACAGCATCTGGAATGCCCTCGTCATGGCCTATCTGGGCACGAACGGCGAGACCAAGACGCAGATGGAGAAAGTGCTGCAACTGAGCAACAAGGTGGAGGCTCTGGCTCTGTACAGGTCGTTCTCGCAGCATATTAAGCAGTGCGTATTGTCATGA
- the LOC125039484 gene encoding serpin B4-like, translating to MPFTSKGLWEQQFQPDNTHLEKFYPAPDQHAFVDMMTQENKFPIGYSGDLDAQVLEIPYRERGASLFVFLPRDRNTGRELDDMLRQFQPASLRPAIGNLVKRDVLLKFPKFRLENSLRSELTGALIRLGIEDLFTTEANMRGFFPTGGLKVKDGVHKVMVEFTEEGAETSPIQTKVFGRLSHPARRVPFVTNRPFLFLVLDHYTNSILFLGVFRKP from the exons ATGCCGTTTACTTCAAAGGGCTTGTGGGAGCAGCAGTTCCAGCCTGACAACACCCACCTGGAGAAGTTCTATCCCGCTCCGGATCAGCACGCATTTGTTGACATGATGACACAGGAAAATAAGTTTCCGATCG GTTACTCGGGCGACCTGGACGCGCAAGTCCTGGAGATCCCGTACCGAGAGCGAGGAGCCTCCTTGTTCGTGTTCCTCCCGCGGGATCGCAATACCGGCCGCGAGTTGGACGACATGCTGCGCCAGTTCCAGCCCGCTTCGCTCAGGCCTGCCATCGGGAACCTGGTCAAGCGCGACGTCCTCCTCAAGTTCCCTAAGTTCAGACTCGAGAACAGCCTCAGGAGTGAGCTCACGGGG GCTCTCATCCGCCTGGGCATCGAGGACCTGTTCACCACGGAAGCCAACATGCGAGGCTTCTTCCCCACGGGCGGCCTGAAGGTGAAGGACGGCGTGCACAAGGTGATGGTCGAGTTCACGGAGGAGGGCGCCGAGACCAGCCCGATCCAGACGAAGGTGTTCGGACGCCTCTCCCACCCAGCTCGCCGCGTGCCTTTCGTCACCAaccgccccttcctcttcctcgtcctcgatCACTACACCAATAGTATCCTCTTCCTGGGAGTGTTTAGAAAGCCTTAG